TATCCACACCCATGGTGCCCACAGAAAAAGCCTTCTGCATATGAGAAAAGGGTATGTCCTTTCGGTGCAGATCCATAAGTGCTTCTCGGGCCCGTAGATCAGTGTCATAGTACACCTTCTCCAGTTCCCGGTCCCAGCGGACGTTATCAATTTCGAACTTTTCTAGAATAGCACTGGGGCCATGTGGGGCCTGGTATTCACTGAATGAAACTCCTCTGGGTTTTTTCCAGAACTCTGCTTCACTATCAATAGATCCTGAGGCCAGGGAGATCTCCTGGAGTTTCTCCACCATCCGGTTATCCAGATCAGTGATTCCAATCATCTTTTTACCCCGAACCAGACTCATCCGGTATGAAATAATATCCTCCTGGCTTTTATCACCAGGAATCCATGCTTCTGGAGTGTCCATAATAGCGGTATCTCCAGATACAGGGGAGATCATGGGACCTGCATATACCTTGGGATAATTCCAGCTACCAATGAATACTGAAGGGGGTGTACTACCCTCTAATTCTTTACCAACCTCAACTGAGGGTATCTGAAACTTGGAAGTCAGCTTTTTAAGGTAAGTTTTCTTACCCATCATAGTATTTAGATTATCTCCTCTTTTTTAAAAGACTTTAGCCAGCAGATGAGAACTAATTATCACAGACTATCTGGTTAAGCAATCAACTACACTTGTCTGAAATGTAAATAAATGGAATTAAATTTCTAATCCACGTATCATTTGATGGTTTGTTTAACAAGGTTCAGTGATGCTGAATTCATACAGTAACGCAGGCCAGTTGGTGCCGGGCCATCA
Above is a genomic segment from Methanobacterium sp. containing:
- a CDS encoding Nre family DNA repair protein — protein: MMGKKTYLKKLTSKFQIPSVEVGKELEGSTPPSVFIGSWNYPKVYAGPMISPVSGDTAIMDTPEAWIPGDKSQEDIISYRMSLVRGKKMIGITDLDNRMVEKLQEISLASGSIDSEAEFWKKPRGVSFSEYQAPHGPSAILEKFEIDNVRWDRELEKVYYDTDLRAREALMDLHRKDIPFSHMQKAFSVGTMGVDKRRRLVPTRWSITACDSTIGDQLLKEVKHYEPVDVHRVYEFQSLQNYYAVLLLPTPWQYEWMEAFLEVLGKEKLIFSDYENYNGKKEYSRVGGCYYTCKMAVLEALAQEKRQAGVIVLREAYSGYVPLGVFNVRENVRNAMAQPYLEFEDMKTALTYIDTRLKLPVNSFIKRSDLLQDILRSRQTTLDSYFK